One part of the Spartinivicinus poritis genome encodes these proteins:
- a CDS encoding DUF6316 family protein — MKLRKDDNQSEVSIYARRLSDRYFKASHGWYFYTREGETIGPYYDKNSAMHGVNDYIEFLSLASSTVLEKYFKYSHKQTVAQVE, encoded by the coding sequence ATGAAGTTACGAAAAGATGACAATCAAAGCGAAGTCAGCATCTATGCAAGAAGACTTTCTGACCGTTATTTTAAAGCAAGCCATGGCTGGTATTTTTATACTAGAGAGGGTGAAACGATAGGCCCTTATTATGACAAAAACTCTGCTATGCACGGAGTAAATGATTATATTGAATTTTTATCTTTGGCCTCTTCTACTGTTTTAGAAAAGTATTTTAAATATTCTCATAAACAAACAGTAGCCCAAGTTGAATAA